The Bdellovibrio sp. NC01 genome includes the window TTCTCGTTCCATGGTTTGCCTGAAAGCCATATTCGTAAAAACGAAGGCTGCTTGCGCAGCGAGGACTGCTGCTTTGAAAAATCCGCTTGTGATAAACCTTGTTATCGCGCGCAGTGTTTTGCCACAGCCACAAAGATCGCTGAAAGCTTGAATCTTGCGCCTTCGCACTGGAGCGTTTCATTCCAATCGCGCCTTGGCCGTGCGGAATGGTTAAAACCAGCAACGGATCACACGTTGGAAGTCTTAGCGAAAACCGGTAAGAAAAATGTTGCTGTTATCTGCCCGTCTTTCGTTGCCGACTGCATTGAAACCCTTGAAGAGATCGCTATCGGTGGACAGGAAACCTTCAAACACGCCGGTGGTGAAGGTTTTTATATGATTCCATGTGTGAACGAAAACAATAGCTGGGTGACAGGCTTCGCTTCTTTATTGAAAGCGCAAGTTAAGGAATCAGAAACAGTAACAGCGGAATAATAATCGCTGTTACTAATCCATTTAAGGCCATCGCAAGTCCCGCGAAGGCTCCCGCAATTGACGACACCTGAAAGGCACGCGCAGTTCCTAGACCGTGCGACGACAAGCCTAACGCAAAACCGCGTACCGCGGGATCATGCACTCGCACAAGACTTAACACTGTTGTCGCAATCGCAGCACCGAACAATCCCGTGATCATCACAAACACTGTCGATAAAGAAGCAATACCGCCGATTTTTTCAGATACACTCATCGCAATCGGCGTGGTCACTGATTTTGGCGCTAGTGATAATAAAATATCATGCGGCAAATGAAAGCTTGCACCAATCAACACCGCACTAAAAATACCAATGATCGAACCAATCACCAGTGACACACACAACGGCACGAGAACTTTTTTAAGTCGTGAGAGCTGTTCATACAACGGCAATGCTAAAGCGACAGTTGCAGGTCCCAACATATAGTGAATAGGACGTGCTCCCTGAAAATACTCTTGGTAAGGAATGTGGAATAAAAGCAGAATCCCACTGATCACTAATATAGATAGAACTGCA containing:
- a CDS encoding LrgB family protein, whose translation is MIELLSLLMTLGIYLASRRASSRLNNHPLLSPAVLSILVISGILLLFHIPYQEYFQGARPIHYMLGPATVALALPLYEQLSRLKKVLVPLCVSLVIGSIIGIFSAVLIGASFHLPHDILLSLAPKSVTTPIAMSVSEKIGGIASLSTVFVMITGLFGAAIATTVLSLVRVHDPAVRGFALGLSSHGLGTARAFQVSSIAGAFAGLAMALNGLVTAIIIPLLLFLIP